In one window of Mercurialis annua linkage group LG4, ddMerAnnu1.2, whole genome shotgun sequence DNA:
- the LOC126679480 gene encoding cytochrome P450 85A-like — translation MAILMVIVFLIIFLLCLSSALLRWNEVKYMKKGLPPGTMGWPVFGETTEFLKQGPNFMKNQRARYGNFFKSHILGCPTIVSMDPEVNRFILMNEAKGLVAGYPQSMLDILGKCNIAAVHGSTHKYMRGALLNLISPTMIRHQLLPTIDVFIRSHLSNWHGQIIDIQHKTKEMALLSSLKQVAGADSASFSQAFMPEFVKLVLGTLSLPIDLPGTNYRRGFQARKNIVSLLRQVMENRRKSNEIYEDMLGCLMKTEDNRHKLSDDEIIDQIITVLYSGYETVSTTSMMSLKYLHDHPQFLEELRKEHLAIREKKKPEDPINFDDLKTMRFTRAVIFETSRLATIVNGVLRKTTKEMEINGFVIPEGWRIYVYTREINYDPYLYPDPFTFNPWRWMDKSLESQNYLFIFGGGTRHCPGKELGIAEISVFLHYFVTRYRWEEVGGDTLMKFPRVEAPNGYHLRVSSYN, via the exons ATGGCTATTTTAATGgtgattgtttttttaattatatttttgctcTGCCTCTCCTCTGCTTTGTTGAGATGGAATGAGGTTAAGTACATGAAGAAAGGTCTGCCTCCTGGTACTATGGGTTGGCCAGTTTTTGGTGAAACCACTGAGTTTCTTAAACAAGGTCCTAATTTTATGAAAAACCAAAGAGCAAG gtATGGTAATTTTTTCAAATCCCACATACTTGGGTGTCCTACAATAGTGTCAATGGATCCAGAAGTGAATAGATTCATACTAATGAATGAGGCAAAAGGGCTTGTAGCTGGCTATCCACAGTCCATGTTGGACATACTAGGGAAATGTAATATTGCAGCGGTTCATGGCTCCACCCATAAGTACATGAGAGGTGCACTATTGAACCTCATTAGCCCCACTATGATCAGACATCAACTTTTGCCAACAATTGATGTCTTCATCAGATCCCACCTCAGCAATTGGCATGGCCAAATTATTGACATTCAACACAAAACCAAAGAG ATGGCACTTCTCTCTTCACTTAAACAAGTTGCTGGTGCTGATTCTGCCTCATTCTCTCAAGCATTCATGCCTGAGTTTGTCAAGCTTGTTTTAGGCACTTTGTCACTTCCAATTGATCTCCCCGGCACCAATTATCGTCGCGGATTTCaa GCTAGGAAGAATATTGTGAGCTTATTGAGACAAGTAATGGAAAATAgaagaaaatcaaatgaaatatATGAAGACATGCTGGGTTGCCTCATGAAAACTGAAGATAATAGACATAAGCTTAGTGATGATGAGATAATTGATCAAATTATTACAGTTTTATACTCTGGTTATGAAACTGTTTCTACTACTTCAATGATGTCACTCAAATATTTGCATGATCACCCTCAATTTCTTGAAGAATTAAGA AAGGAGCATTTAGCAattagagaaaagaaaaaaccaGAGGATCCGATTAATTTCGATGACCTTAAAACGATGCGTTTTACTCGTGCG GTGATCTTTGAGACTTCAAGATTAGCAACAATAGTTAATGGGGTGTTGAGGAAAACTACTAAAGAAATGGAAATAAATG GATTTGTGATTCCTGAAGGATGGAGAATTTATGTTTACACTAGGGAGATAAATTATGATCCCTACTTGTATCCAGATCCATTTACTTTCAACCCATGGAGATGGATG GACAAAAGTTTGGAATCTCAAAACTATCTCTTCATTTTTGGAGGAGGTACCAGGCATTGTCCTGGAAAGGAACTAGGAATTGCAGAAATTTCAGTATTTCTTCACTATTTTGTAACTAGATACAG ATGGGAAGAAGTTGGAGGGGACACTCTGATGAAATTTCCAAGAGTTGAAGCTCCAAATGGATATCATCTTAGGGTTTCATCTTACAATTAA
- the LOC126678767 gene encoding UDP-arabinopyranose mutase 1: protein MVDQPAKDTSKATKITPLLKDELDIVIPTIRNLDFLEMWRPFFEPYHLIIVQDGDPTKTINVPEGFDYELYNRNDINRILGPKASCISFKDSACRCFGYMVSKKKYIFTIDDDCFVAQDPSGKPINALAQHIKNLLCPSTPFFFNTLYDPYREGADFVRGYPFSLREGVPTAVSHGLWLNIPDYDAPTQLVKPLERNTRYVDAVQTIPKGTLFPMCGMNLAFDRDLIGPAMYFGLMGDGQPIGRYDDMWAGWCIKVICDHMGLGVKTGLPYIYHSKASNPFVNLRKEYKGIYWQEEIIPFFQAVSLPKDCTTVQKCYIELSKLVKEKLSKVDPYFDKLADAMVTWIDAWDELNPSSSAAPAKLAANGSA from the exons ATGGTGGACCAACCGGCTAAGGATACCTCAAAGGCGACCAAGATTACGCCGCTGCTGAAAGATGAGCTTGATATTGTTATTCCAACTATTCGGAATCTTGATTTTTTGGAAATGTGGAGGCCCTTTTTTGAGCCCTACCATCTGATTATTGTTCAAGATGGGGATCCCACGAAGACTATTAATGTTCCTGAGGGGTTTGATTATGAACTTTATAATAGGAATGATATTAATCGGATTCTTGGTCCTAAGGCTTCTTGTATTTCCTTCAAGGACTCTGCTTGTCGTTGCTTTGGTTATATGGTCTCCAAGAAGAAGTATATCTTCACTATTGATGATGATTGCTTT GTTGCTCAGGATCCATCTGGAAAGCCAATCAATGCACTTGCGCAGCATATCAAGAATCTTCTGTGCCCATCGACTCCATTTTTCTTCAATACCCTTTATGATCCATACAGAGAAGGTGCAGATTTCGTGCGTGGATACCCTTTCAGCCTACGCGAGGGTGTTCCTACTGCTGTTTCCCATGGCCTCTGGCTCAACATCCCTGATTATGATGCTCCTACACAGCTCGTCAAGCCTCTCGAGCGTAACACCAG GTATGTTGATGCTGTCCAAACAATCCCAAAGGGCACCCTTTTCCCTATGTGTGGTATGAATTTGGCTTTCGACCGAGATTTGATCGGACCCGCAATGTACTTTGGTCTCATGGGTGATGGTCAGCCAATTGGTCGTTACGACGACATGTGGGCTGGCTGGTGTATCAAG GTGATATGTGACCATATGGGACTAGGAGTGAAGACAGGGCTGCCATACATCTACCACAGCAAGGCAAGCAATCCATTTGTAAACCTAAGGAAAGAGTACAAAGGTATATACTGGCAGGAAGAGATCATTCCATTTTTCCAAGCTGTAAGTCTTCCAAAAGACTGCACCACTGTCCAAAAATGCTACATTGAACTCTCCAAGCTTGTTAAGGAAAAGCTTAGCAAAGTCGATCCTTACTTTGATAAGCTTGCTGATGCTATGGTCACTTGGATTGATGCCTGGGACGAGCTTAACCCGTCATCATCTGCTGCTCCTGCTAAACTTGCTGCCAATGGCAGTGCATAA